The following proteins are encoded in a genomic region of Streptococcus equi subsp. equi:
- the ubiE gene encoding methyltransferase, with amino-acid sequence MSQKEVGHQFLARLGKKRLRPGGVEATNWLVQQGEFSSDCKVLEVACNRCTTSIELAQTYQCHITAVDLDTKVLAEARKAIEAAQMQDYIHLTQANALKLPFADNSFDIVINEAMLTMLNDAAKEKALKEYWRVLKPGGRLLTHDVSYEADETKAIIEQLRDTINVNVSPLQLDAWRQLLVKSGFTAVNYSYGNMTLMSPLGMIKDEGVVAAIRIMLRGMKKENRKQFLKMRHFFNKTGRKLCYIAAVSQK; translated from the coding sequence ATGTCTCAAAAAGAAGTTGGTCACCAGTTTTTAGCTCGACTGGGAAAGAAACGACTACGGCCTGGCGGTGTTGAGGCGACGAATTGGCTGGTTCAGCAAGGAGAGTTTTCGAGTGATTGCAAGGTCTTGGAAGTGGCCTGCAACCGTTGCACGACCTCCATTGAGCTGGCGCAGACTTATCAGTGTCATATTACAGCAGTAGATTTGGATACCAAGGTACTGGCGGAGGCAAGAAAGGCTATTGAGGCAGCACAAATGCAAGACTATATTCACCTTACCCAAGCTAATGCCTTGAAGCTGCCTTTTGCAGATAATAGCTTTGATATCGTTATTAACGAAGCTATGCTAACCATGTTGAATGATGCTGCAAAGGAAAAAGCACTTAAGGAATATTGGCGTGTTTTAAAGCCGGGTGGTCGCCTACTAACGCATGATGTTTCCTATGAAGCTGATGAAACAAAGGCTATTATAGAGCAACTAAGAGATACGATTAATGTGAACGTATCGCCATTGCAGTTAGATGCCTGGAGACAATTGCTGGTAAAGAGTGGCTTCACAGCAGTCAATTACTCCTATGGTAATATGACGCTCATGTCCCCGCTTGGCATGATTAAAGATGAAGGGGTTGTCGCTGCGATTCGTATTATGCTGCGCGGCATGAAAAAAGAAAATCGAAAGCAGTTTTTAAAGATGCGTCATTTCTTCAACAAAACTGGAAGAAAGCTGTGTTATATTGCCGCTGTAAGTCAAAAATAA
- the agrA_2 gene encoding response regulator protein — translation MNIFILEDDLGQQFRLEMKIQEILDKHHWTCDRFEVYGKPYQLLANVTERGRHQLFFLDIQIRNDEKKGLAVAREIRKRDPYALIVFVTTHSELMPVSFRYQVSALDFIDKELSMKHFSDRIERAIIYAYEEQENVTSEGLFIFATAKAQVQVPFSSLLFIETSSTPHKLILHSQNERIEFYGFLSEVLKQDSRLVQCHRSYVINPYNVSFLDRDKRLLYFKNGQSCMVSRLKMKALEASIKALH, via the coding sequence ATGAATATTTTTATTCTCGAAGATGATCTAGGCCAACAGTTTAGGCTTGAGATGAAGATTCAAGAGATATTGGATAAGCATCACTGGACTTGTGATCGTTTTGAAGTTTATGGAAAGCCCTACCAGCTTCTGGCAAATGTTACAGAGAGAGGCAGGCATCAGCTTTTCTTTCTCGATATTCAAATTCGAAATGATGAGAAAAAGGGCTTAGCTGTTGCTCGTGAGATCAGAAAGCGTGACCCTTATGCCCTCATTGTTTTTGTCACCACACATTCTGAGCTTATGCCAGTTTCTTTTCGTTATCAGGTGTCTGCTCTAGATTTTATCGATAAGGAATTGTCAATGAAACATTTCTCAGATAGGATTGAAAGAGCCATTATATATGCTTATGAAGAGCAAGAAAATGTAACCTCAGAGGGCTTATTTATTTTTGCAACGGCTAAGGCTCAGGTGCAGGTTCCTTTTTCAAGCCTATTGTTCATTGAGACCTCTAGTACTCCTCACAAGTTGATTTTGCATTCTCAAAACGAGCGAATAGAATTTTATGGCTTTCTTTCAGAGGTTCTTAAGCAAGATTCCAGACTAGTCCAATGTCATCGTTCTTATGTTATCAATCCTTACAATGTTTCGTTTCTTGATCGTGATAAGCGTTTACTCTATTTCAAGAATGGGCAGTCTTGCATGGTTTCAAGACTAAAAATGAAAGCACTTGAGGCGTCTATTAAGGCTTTGCATTGA
- a CDS encoding membrane protein, with translation MASLIPFEFKKLLRRQSVFGAIVVVLLAVGGLFYQHFFNGQISGSSADQVHGRAAVAINQQIAEKHTGYLSDDLISRILNDYAKNQSDLKRRVYIVWYHIMLSLI, from the coding sequence ATGGCATCTCTCATACCCTTTGAGTTTAAAAAATTATTAAGACGACAGTCGGTATTTGGTGCGATTGTAGTGGTCTTATTGGCTGTAGGTGGTCTTTTTTACCAGCATTTTTTTAACGGTCAGATCAGTGGCTCTTCTGCAGATCAGGTTCATGGACGTGCAGCTGTAGCAATTAACCAACAAATTGCTGAGAAGCATACAGGTTATTTATCTGACGATCTGATTAGTCGTATCCTCAATGATTATGCTAAAAATCAATCAGACCTAAAAAGAAGGGTGTATATAGTGTGGTATCACATTATGCTATCTCTCATTTAG
- a CDS encoding Cupin domain, whose protein sequence is MSLIRKIPTSTVIDLKAEVPIEEDQILSRTLVQRKDLGITLFSLDKGQEIGRHSSPGDAMVNVLSGVVDITIGEACYEVAAGETIIMPANIPHSLFAKEAFQMLLVVVKPEA, encoded by the coding sequence ATGTCATTGATTCGTAAAATTCCAACAAGCACAGTCATTGATTTAAAGGCAGAAGTGCCAATTGAAGAGGATCAAATATTAAGTCGAACACTAGTTCAAAGAAAAGATTTGGGCATAACCCTGTTTTCATTAGATAAAGGACAAGAAATCGGTCGTCATTCATCACCGGGAGATGCAATGGTTAACGTGTTAAGTGGAGTAGTTGACATTACTATTGGAGAAGCCTGTTATGAGGTAGCTGCTGGCGAGACGATCATCATGCCTGCTAATATTCCTCATAGCTTATTTGCTAAGGAAGCCTTCCAGATGCTTTTAGTTGTTGTAAAGCCGGAGGCTTAG
- the drrA_2 gene encoding ABC transporter ATP-binding protein: MLLILDNISKSYGSKKVLSRISAQFTPGLYGLLGANGTGKTTLLNIISQFTVPDSGEISLNHQQQPKNFYQNIGFLPQQFNYYQQFSGLEFLLYMAALKNVKRKKALVEADRLLKLVGLYDVRKKKIASYSGGMKQRLGIAQALINDPLLLILDEPTVGLDPKERVKFRNIISDLSEQKIIILSTHIVSDVEAVAKEVILLKHGQFIEKGSVDQLVQTMIGKVWEIPVATESAPAFLTDYAVVNEKIVKNNRILRVVSDESPCYQANPVSPTLEDLYIYHFRKE, encoded by the coding sequence ATGTTGTTAATACTAGATAATATTTCTAAATCTTATGGAAGTAAAAAGGTGTTGAGTCGTATTTCTGCACAATTTACACCAGGCTTGTATGGGTTATTGGGAGCAAATGGGACCGGTAAAACGACTTTATTAAACATCATTAGTCAGTTTACAGTTCCTGATAGTGGAGAAATTAGTTTAAATCATCAACAACAACCAAAAAACTTTTACCAGAATATTGGCTTTTTACCTCAACAGTTTAATTATTATCAGCAGTTTTCCGGTTTAGAATTCCTTCTTTATATGGCTGCTTTGAAGAATGTTAAACGTAAAAAGGCTTTAGTAGAAGCTGATCGGTTATTAAAGCTGGTAGGTCTTTATGATGTTAGAAAAAAGAAAATTGCTTCTTATTCTGGCGGTATGAAGCAGCGATTGGGTATTGCTCAGGCACTTATCAACGATCCTTTACTGTTAATTTTAGATGAACCAACAGTCGGACTTGATCCAAAGGAACGTGTAAAATTTAGAAATATTATCAGTGATTTATCAGAGCAAAAAATTATTATCCTATCAACACATATTGTATCTGATGTAGAAGCGGTTGCAAAGGAGGTAATCCTTCTAAAGCATGGTCAGTTTATAGAAAAAGGAAGTGTTGATCAGTTAGTTCAAACAATGATCGGCAAGGTATGGGAGATTCCTGTTGCTACAGAGAGTGCACCAGCATTTTTGACTGACTATGCCGTTGTCAATGAAAAAATTGTAAAAAATAATCGTATCTTACGTGTTGTGAGCGATGAGAGTCCTTGTTATCAGGCAAATCCTGTGTCACCAACATTAGAGGATCTCTACATTTATCATTTTAGAAAGGAGTGA
- a CDS encoding bacteriocin, whose protein sequence is MNTKTIEQFSTMTADMLAGVEGGWGYRWRCTDGYTSAWHLLRDTAQENADNHMILYPGTVCRVYNA, encoded by the coding sequence ATGAATACAAAAACAATTGAACAATTTAGTACAATGACTGCTGATATGCTTGCAGGCGTTGAAGGTGGTTGGGGTTATAGGTGGAGATGCACTGATGGTTATACAAGTGCATGGCATCTATTAAGAGATACAGCACAAGAAAATGCTGATAACCACATGATTCTTTATCCTGGTACCGTTTGTCGAGTATATAATGCTTAA
- a CDS encoding hypothetical cytosolic protein, with protein MEYDKLPSWKDLPDLELYLDQVLLYVNQVTQLSQATDHKLLTASMINNYVKHGYIDKPIKKKYQKKQVARLIAISILKNVFPIQDISQVLTSLQAASSSEVLYDTFVNYWNNGLTQSTPEIISYACQTVKDYQHTMKLSREMEDTKHEPNL; from the coding sequence ATGGAATATGATAAGCTGCCCAGCTGGAAGGATTTACCTGATTTGGAGTTATACTTAGATCAAGTGTTACTCTATGTCAATCAGGTCACACAATTGAGTCAAGCCACAGACCATAAGCTACTGACTGCTTCAATGATCAATAACTATGTCAAACATGGCTATATTGATAAACCTATTAAGAAAAAATATCAAAAAAAGCAGGTTGCCCGCTTAATTGCTATTAGCATTTTGAAAAATGTATTTCCTATTCAAGATATTAGTCAGGTCTTGACGAGCCTACAAGCAGCCTCCAGCTCAGAGGTCTTGTACGATACCTTTGTCAACTATTGGAATAATGGCCTTACCCAATCAACGCCTGAAATTATTAGCTATGCTTGTCAAACCGTCAAGGACTATCAGCACACAATGAAGCTTTCAAGAGAAATGGAGGATACCAAGCATGAACCAAACCTTTAA
- a CDS encoding acetate kinase, whose protein sequence is MLADLLELVRYHDDQIASRSLHQSLGFKQSVVLYAMYQGETISNESSPEGKLLLVLEGRLLVSLTDQAHDMKAGGLISISAHQFYHLEAATNCKYLQIEMV, encoded by the coding sequence ATGTTGGCTGATTTATTAGAATTAGTAAGGTATCATGATGACCAAATAGCTAGTCGTTCGCTTCATCAAAGCCTAGGCTTTAAGCAATCTGTTGTTTTATATGCCATGTATCAGGGAGAGACGATTAGTAACGAATCAAGCCCTGAAGGTAAGCTCCTGCTTGTCTTAGAAGGAAGGTTGCTGGTTAGTCTTACGGATCAGGCTCATGACATGAAAGCAGGCGGATTGATCAGTATCTCTGCTCATCAGTTTTATCATTTAGAGGCTGCAACAAATTGTAAATACCTGCAAATTGAAATGGTCTAA